One stretch of Pararhizobium qamdonense DNA includes these proteins:
- a CDS encoding twin-arginine translocase TatA/TatE family subunit, with the protein MGSFSAWHWLIVLAITMLLFGRGKIPALMGDVAAGIKNFRKGIADDDALPAPVKISERD; encoded by the coding sequence ATGGGATCATTTAGCGCATGGCATTGGCTGATCGTGCTCGCGATTACGATGCTTCTCTTTGGACGCGGAAAGATACCCGCCTTAATGGGCGACGTCGCGGCTGGGATCAAGAATTTCAGGAAGGGTATCGCGGACGACGACGCGCTGCCTGCGCCAGTCAAGATTTCCGAGCGCGACTAG
- the msrA gene encoding peptide-methionine (S)-S-oxide reductase MsrA: protein MFQMTALFKRAGTVRPLLIAGGFLGVFYSAWSTPGPYAAEQPMILPDPSWDVSDVTSLQTAVFVGGCFWGTQGVFQRVNGVVSTAAGYAGGSAQTAVYELTETGTTGHAEAVRVVYDASKVSYGTLLKVFFSVAHDPTQRDSQGADVGTQYRSAIFPQSAEQGIVASGYIKQIDIAHLFKAPIATTVEAGKTFFEAEDYHQDYLVNHPTEPYIAYVEQPKVEALKQLYPSLWREQPLLTIDNRG from the coding sequence ATGTTCCAGATGACCGCACTATTCAAAAGAGCGGGAACCGTTAGGCCTCTCTTGATTGCCGGAGGCTTTCTGGGCGTCTTTTACAGCGCCTGGTCAACCCCGGGTCCATATGCGGCAGAGCAACCGATGATCTTGCCGGACCCATCCTGGGATGTCAGCGACGTGACGTCGCTCCAGACCGCCGTGTTCGTAGGCGGCTGTTTTTGGGGGACACAGGGTGTGTTCCAGCGAGTCAACGGCGTGGTTTCGACAGCGGCCGGCTATGCGGGCGGGAGCGCTCAGACTGCGGTATACGAGCTGACGGAGACAGGGACGACGGGCCACGCTGAAGCTGTACGGGTTGTCTACGACGCGAGCAAGGTAAGCTACGGAACGCTGTTGAAGGTTTTCTTTTCCGTAGCTCACGATCCGACGCAGCGTGACAGTCAGGGCGCGGACGTGGGCACGCAGTACCGCTCGGCTATCTTTCCCCAGTCAGCGGAACAGGGGATCGTTGCATCTGGATACATCAAGCAAATCGACATCGCGCATTTGTTCAAAGCCCCCATAGCGACGACTGTCGAAGCCGGAAAAACGTTTTTCGAAGCTGAAGACTACCACCAGGATTACCTCGTCAACCACCCGACGGAACCTTACATAGCTTACGTCGAGCAACCAAAGGTCGAAGCACTGAAGCAGCTGTATCCGTCTCTCTGGCGGGAGCAGCCGCTTTTGACGATCGACAATCGCGGCTGA
- a CDS encoding cupin domain-containing protein has protein sequence MTSKIFGLAMLLGSALATFNVAHADQSLTRTDLVKSDIDVPGHEVVQVRVDFPSGFLAARHSHPGEEIAFVIEGTLEYKLDGRPAVTLHAGQALFIPTGVAHSAENVGKDKASELATYIVRKGEKLVVPAK, from the coding sequence ATGACTTCAAAAATCTTTGGCCTGGCCATGTTGCTGGGCAGCGCCTTGGCTACCTTCAACGTTGCCCACGCTGACCAATCCCTGACGCGGACCGATCTCGTGAAAAGTGATATCGACGTGCCGGGCCACGAGGTCGTGCAGGTCCGCGTGGATTTCCCGTCGGGGTTTCTCGCTGCCCGCCACTCGCACCCCGGCGAGGAAATCGCCTTCGTTATCGAGGGTACCCTCGAATACAAACTGGACGGCAGGCCCGCTGTGACGCTTCACGCCGGGCAGGCGTTGTTCATACCGACGGGCGTTGCGCACTCGGCAGAAAATGTCGGCAAGGACAAAGCCTCGGAACTGGCCACCTACATTGTTCGTAAGGGCGAAAAGCTCGTCGTTCCCGCGAAATAG
- a CDS encoding response regulator translates to MEHVDHVLIVDDDRDIRELVSGYLTKNGLRVTAAADGRQMRSLVEERAFDLIVLDVRMPGDDGLVLCRELRSGRHKTVPIMMLTAQSDESDRILGLEMGADDYLVKPFAARELLARINAVLRRTRMMPPNLQKSDVSDSLAFGDWILDNLGRHLIDRRGTAIALSGGEYRLLRVFIDHPHRVLNRDQLLSLTQGREADIFDRSIDLLVSRLRQRLNDDAREPRYIKTVRSEGYVFAVPIAALELE, encoded by the coding sequence ATGGAACACGTTGATCATGTACTGATCGTTGACGACGATCGAGATATCCGTGAACTTGTTTCCGGATATCTCACCAAAAACGGCCTGCGTGTCACAGCCGCTGCCGACGGCCGCCAGATGCGCAGTCTGGTGGAGGAGCGCGCCTTTGATCTCATCGTGCTGGATGTCAGGATGCCCGGCGATGACGGGCTGGTGCTATGTCGCGAACTGCGGTCCGGCAGACACAAGACCGTGCCGATCATGATGCTGACGGCTCAGTCTGACGAGTCGGACCGGATTCTCGGCCTCGAGATGGGAGCGGACGACTATCTTGTGAAGCCGTTCGCTGCAAGGGAACTCCTGGCGCGGATAAACGCGGTCCTGCGCCGAACAAGGATGATGCCGCCGAACCTCCAAAAATCCGATGTGTCCGATAGTCTCGCGTTTGGCGATTGGATACTGGACAATCTAGGAAGACACCTAATCGATCGCAGAGGCACCGCCATCGCTTTGAGTGGCGGGGAATACCGCCTTTTGAGGGTCTTCATCGACCATCCCCATCGGGTACTGAATCGCGATCAGCTTCTCAGCCTCACGCAGGGCAGGGAGGCGGACATATTCGATCGGTCGATCGACCTTCTGGTCAGCCGCCTCCGTCAGAGGCTGAATGACGATGCGCGTGAGCCGCGTTACATCAAAACGGTGCGCAGTGAGGGCTACGTATTCGCGGTGCCGATCGCCGCTCTCGAGCTCGAGTGA
- a CDS encoding sodium:solute symporter family protein encodes MTASLLIAAVILAVLIAGFYEMKRQAVSVDQWALGGRRFGALFVFVLMAGEIYTTFTFLGASGFAYGRGGVVFYILTYSCLGFVMSYWLLPPIWRFATDMRLVTQPDFFELKYNSPLLGILVALVGLISLTTYLILQLKGLALITETISQGRVSSSSAVWLGAAVMALYVIISGMRGSARAAVVKDTTTWIVCGFLGIYLPYHYYGGIAEMFREIEVAMPGFSALPDSGQTIVWYCSTIFLSALGLYMWPHTFCSAYTSKSAIAFRKNAVLMPIYSLVMLFSMLVGFAAVLRVPGLEGQDIDLSLLKLSIATFDPWVVGVIGAAGVLAAMVPGATILITGATVISNNICWKLYPGLSPYQLTNCARSAVLLLTAIAVYFTLAGGESIVAILIMGYSIVTQLFPALLGSLLRRNPFTKEGAMAGIVVGVGTVCLVSATGLNIASFFPDAPMFVKEVNTGFIALTLNVMVGLLVSIATEQAATPSNRIQ; translated from the coding sequence ATGACCGCATCACTCTTGATCGCCGCGGTTATACTAGCTGTTTTGATCGCCGGCTTCTATGAAATGAAGAGGCAGGCTGTATCCGTCGACCAATGGGCGCTTGGTGGCCGAAGATTCGGCGCGTTGTTCGTGTTCGTGCTCATGGCAGGCGAAATCTACACCACATTCACTTTCCTCGGCGCTAGCGGCTTTGCCTACGGCAGGGGAGGGGTCGTATTCTACATTCTCACATACAGCTGCCTCGGTTTTGTCATGTCCTATTGGCTCCTTCCACCGATCTGGCGGTTCGCGACCGATATGCGCTTGGTCACACAGCCCGACTTTTTCGAGCTGAAGTACAACAGTCCGTTGCTCGGCATCCTTGTCGCGCTGGTCGGTCTGATCTCCCTGACGACCTACCTTATCCTGCAGCTGAAAGGTCTCGCGCTCATAACCGAAACCATCTCGCAAGGACGTGTGAGTTCTTCATCTGCGGTTTGGCTCGGAGCGGCGGTAATGGCTCTTTACGTCATCATTTCGGGAATGAGGGGCTCGGCGCGGGCAGCGGTCGTAAAGGATACCACCACATGGATCGTCTGCGGGTTTCTCGGAATCTACCTGCCATACCATTACTATGGAGGGATAGCGGAGATGTTCCGCGAAATCGAGGTGGCAATGCCGGGATTTTCCGCCCTACCGGATTCCGGCCAGACGATCGTATGGTACTGCAGCACGATCTTTCTATCAGCGCTGGGTCTCTACATGTGGCCCCATACCTTCTGCTCGGCGTACACTTCGAAATCGGCAATCGCGTTCCGAAAGAACGCCGTGCTTATGCCCATCTACTCGCTCGTGATGCTGTTCTCGATGCTGGTCGGTTTCGCGGCGGTGTTGCGAGTGCCCGGGTTGGAAGGGCAGGACATCGACCTTTCTTTGCTTAAATTGTCGATCGCGACGTTCGATCCATGGGTAGTGGGGGTAATCGGCGCAGCAGGTGTGCTCGCTGCGATGGTTCCAGGGGCGACGATCCTGATCACCGGAGCGACGGTTATTTCGAACAACATCTGCTGGAAACTCTATCCGGGTCTATCGCCCTATCAGCTGACGAACTGCGCGAGGTCGGCAGTCCTACTTCTAACCGCGATCGCGGTGTATTTCACCTTGGCGGGAGGCGAAAGCATCGTCGCGATCCTCATCATGGGATACAGCATCGTTACCCAACTTTTTCCGGCACTGTTGGGAAGCCTCTTGCGGCGTAACCCGTTCACGAAGGAGGGCGCGATGGCTGGCATTGTCGTTGGCGTGGGAACCGTGTGTCTCGTCAGCGCCACCGGATTGAACATCGCGAGTTTCTTTCCGGATGCCCCGATGTTCGTGAAAGAGGTCAACACCGGGTTCATCGCTCTGACCCTGAACGTGATGGTTGGCCTGCTCGTAAGCATCGCTACCGAGCAGGCCGCCACGCCGTCCAACCGTATCCAATAG
- a CDS encoding homocysteine S-methyltransferase family protein — translation MMKYRRNLPHLSGEPFITDGGINTTLIFQHNIDIPLFASFVLVDTREGRLKLDAYYGEYLELARRFGRGLILDTPTWRANPDWGRKLGYDLDRLAGINAASVEMLTDLRAKSENRNPPIVVSGTIGPRGDGYKASIFSAEDAQDYHSHQVACFAESEADMIAAYTLTNVAEAVGIARAAAAFNMPCSISFTVETDGRLIDGTPLGDAITSVDAATGSSPVYYMVNCSHPIHISAGLDPTAPWANRLRGLRANASTETHAALDESGTLDAGDPVDLANRYRDIVRAMPAITVLGGCCGTDCTHIAAICEACG, via the coding sequence ATCATGAAATACCGCAGAAACCTGCCTCACCTTTCAGGCGAACCCTTCATCACCGACGGGGGGATCAACACGACCCTCATTTTCCAGCACAACATCGACATTCCGCTGTTCGCTTCCTTTGTCCTGGTGGACACGCGAGAGGGACGTCTCAAGCTCGATGCCTACTACGGTGAGTATCTGGAGCTTGCCCGCCGGTTCGGGCGAGGATTGATCCTGGATACGCCGACCTGGCGTGCCAACCCCGATTGGGGCCGCAAACTCGGCTATGATCTCGATCGGCTTGCTGGAATCAATGCGGCATCTGTCGAGATGCTCACAGACTTGAGGGCCAAGTCCGAGAATAGAAACCCTCCAATTGTCGTCAGCGGTACCATTGGCCCCAGGGGAGACGGTTACAAGGCCTCCATATTCTCCGCTGAGGATGCACAGGACTACCATAGCCACCAAGTCGCTTGCTTTGCGGAAAGCGAAGCGGACATGATCGCTGCCTACACTTTGACCAACGTCGCCGAAGCTGTGGGGATCGCGAGGGCCGCAGCAGCTTTCAACATGCCCTGCTCGATATCGTTCACGGTTGAGACAGATGGCCGCCTGATCGATGGAACTCCTCTCGGAGACGCCATCACCTCCGTCGATGCCGCGACGGGCTCTTCGCCAGTTTACTACATGGTCAATTGCTCACACCCGATTCACATCTCTGCGGGCTTGGATCCAACGGCTCCATGGGCAAACCGCCTGCGTGGGCTAAGAGCGAACGCGTCGACCGAAACTCATGCGGCTCTCGACGAATCCGGCACTTTGGATGCAGGCGATCCGGTCGATCTCGCTAACCGATATCGAGACATTGTTAGGGCGATGCCTGCCATAACGGTTCTTGGTGGCTGTTGCGGTACGGATTGCACACATATCGCTGCGATATGCGAAGCGTGCGGTTAA
- a CDS encoding response regulator — MKHILIIDDDNKLRALLIDYLSQHAFRASGAKDSYQLAQILAVENVDLVVVDLNLGHEDGLEIVRTLSSKSDTPIIIISGDRLEETDKVVGLELGAADYMTKPFGMREFLARVRANLRMRPQIPERRDHKVYSFASWELNVKRRQLVRGGSEEVKLTAAEFNLLTALLDTPKQVLSREQLLAASRVHDEEIFDRSIDVLILRLRRKLELDPSNPTMILTERGAGYIFDMDVSVDERKRSG; from the coding sequence GTGAAACACATTCTGATAATCGACGATGACAACAAGCTGCGGGCACTTCTGATCGATTACCTGTCGCAACACGCATTTCGCGCCAGCGGAGCCAAGGACAGCTACCAACTTGCGCAGATACTCGCGGTTGAGAATGTCGATCTGGTAGTCGTCGATCTAAACCTTGGGCATGAAGACGGTCTGGAAATCGTGCGGACGCTTTCCTCGAAATCCGACACACCTATTATCATCATTAGCGGCGACCGGTTGGAAGAAACCGACAAGGTAGTGGGGCTGGAGCTCGGGGCGGCCGACTACATGACCAAACCTTTCGGCATGAGAGAATTTCTTGCCCGCGTAAGGGCCAATCTGCGGATGCGACCGCAGATTCCCGAGCGCCGCGATCACAAGGTTTACTCGTTCGCCAGCTGGGAGCTGAACGTTAAGAGACGCCAGCTGGTGCGCGGTGGATCGGAAGAAGTCAAACTTACCGCAGCGGAATTCAACCTGTTGACCGCTTTGCTCGACACGCCAAAGCAAGTCCTCTCCCGCGAACAACTTCTGGCCGCAAGCCGGGTACACGACGAGGAGATTTTCGACCGCAGCATCGATGTGCTGATATTGCGCCTTAGAAGAAAACTCGAGCTCGATCCTTCGAATCCGACAATGATCCTGACCGAACGCGGGGCGGGCTACATCTTCGACATGGACGTTTCTGTCGATGAGCGAAAGCGCTCAGGTTGA
- a CDS encoding DUF1127 domain-containing protein produces MEFLRNFISRRVSAFRSRQAAEHLMELDDDRLSDIGIQRGMIEYYVHNGRDRR; encoded by the coding sequence ATGGAATTCCTGCGGAATTTTATCAGCCGCCGTGTCAGCGCATTCCGGTCACGTCAAGCAGCCGAACATCTCATGGAGCTCGACGACGATCGACTGTCGGATATCGGTATCCAGCGAGGGATGATTGAATACTACGTTCACAACGGCCGTGACCGCCGCTAA
- a CDS encoding alpha/beta fold hydrolase — protein sequence MSDPVEIKRRSLFALAAASVAAVQFGGVNEAVAQAATASAAQPAGGKLMSFKETKEIKAGLLNVQFAEDGPADGPPVILLHGWPYDIYSYVAVAPILASAGYRVIVPYFRGYGGTRFLSSKTPRNGQQAAIAKDVIDLMDALKIERAVIAGYDWGARTANIIAALWPERCKAMVSVSGYLIGSQELNKKPLPPKAELAWWYQFYFTTERGRAGYEANRHDFNKLIWQLASPQWKFTDDAYDRSAESFNNPDHVAIVIHNYRWRLDLAKGEKKYDALEKKLAKQPSIDVPTITIEGDANGAPHPQPSAYASRFKGRYEHRNFTGGIGHNPPQEAPEEFAKAVIDADKL from the coding sequence ATGTCTGATCCCGTTGAAATCAAGCGCAGAAGCCTTTTCGCCCTAGCCGCAGCATCGGTTGCCGCGGTACAGTTTGGCGGCGTCAACGAAGCCGTCGCCCAAGCGGCCACTGCCTCCGCCGCCCAGCCTGCCGGCGGCAAACTCATGAGCTTCAAAGAGACCAAGGAAATCAAAGCCGGACTGCTCAATGTGCAATTTGCGGAGGACGGTCCGGCCGACGGCCCACCCGTCATCCTGCTTCATGGCTGGCCATACGATATCTACAGCTATGTGGCCGTCGCGCCTATTCTTGCGTCCGCCGGCTACCGGGTTATCGTTCCATATTTCCGCGGCTATGGCGGCACGCGTTTCCTGTCTTCAAAGACGCCTCGTAACGGTCAGCAGGCCGCCATCGCCAAAGACGTCATCGACCTGATGGATGCTTTGAAAATCGAACGGGCTGTAATTGCGGGTTACGACTGGGGTGCGAGAACCGCCAACATCATCGCGGCCCTGTGGCCGGAACGGTGCAAAGCGATGGTCTCTGTCAGCGGCTACCTGATCGGAAGCCAGGAACTCAACAAGAAGCCCCTGCCGCCCAAGGCGGAGCTTGCCTGGTGGTATCAGTTCTACTTTACGACAGAGCGCGGCCGCGCAGGCTACGAAGCCAACCGGCATGACTTCAACAAGCTCATCTGGCAGCTTGCTTCGCCACAGTGGAAGTTTACCGATGACGCGTACGACCGGTCGGCCGAGTCTTTCAACAACCCGGACCACGTGGCGATCGTAATTCACAACTACCGTTGGCGGCTGGATCTTGCAAAAGGCGAGAAGAAGTACGATGCCCTCGAGAAGAAGCTTGCTAAGCAACCCTCAATCGACGTTCCAACCATTACGATCGAGGGCGACGCAAACGGTGCGCCCCATCCGCAACCGTCGGCTTATGCCAGCAGGTTCAAGGGTAGGTACGAGCATCGGAATTTCACGGGCGGGATCGGCCACAATCCCCCTCAGGAGGCTCCGGAAGAGTTCGCCAAGGCCGTCATCGACGCCGACAAGCTCTGA
- a CDS encoding HEPN domain-containing protein, protein MSFVDAHLEVRGRFTEALQVINRLDPGASQSLAPSTDPDKALRGLLLVAIYSAMERGINAYVEEALAVVTSYASRVKNCIPEVQAIFHYPRIQSLRDCSDDNSLSKSIELFSMLTQDLEFSVASNPFSPRLQNVDGSTMEQCCQFLGVPNFRIGAMERGRLNNLRERRNAVSHGRESSVQVGGRFSFGEIRTMHSIADTEVEKFGSALRAFFERKGYELSNA, encoded by the coding sequence ATGAGCTTTGTGGACGCCCATCTGGAGGTGCGCGGCAGGTTCACGGAAGCTCTCCAAGTGATAAACCGGCTCGACCCCGGCGCATCACAAAGTCTCGCGCCCTCAACTGACCCGGACAAGGCGTTGCGTGGTCTACTGCTTGTTGCGATTTACTCAGCGATGGAACGGGGGATTAACGCATACGTTGAAGAGGCGTTGGCGGTCGTCACGTCATACGCTTCGCGCGTCAAAAACTGCATCCCGGAAGTTCAGGCGATTTTTCACTACCCGAGAATACAGTCGCTTCGCGATTGCTCCGATGATAATTCACTCAGTAAGTCGATTGAGCTATTTTCCATGCTCACTCAGGATCTTGAGTTCAGCGTTGCAAGCAACCCATTTTCGCCGCGCCTTCAGAATGTTGACGGCTCAACGATGGAGCAGTGCTGCCAGTTCCTCGGTGTGCCCAACTTTAGAATTGGCGCAATGGAGAGAGGCCGCTTGAATAATCTTCGTGAGCGGCGAAATGCGGTATCTCACGGCCGCGAGTCTTCGGTTCAGGTCGGCGGAAGGTTCTCCTTCGGTGAAATACGAACTATGCACTCGATAGCGGATACAGAAGTTGAGAAATTCGGTTCGGCTTTGAGGGCTTTCTTTGAGCGAAAAGGTTACGAGCTCAGCAATGCGTAG
- a CDS encoding epoxide hydrolase family protein translates to MTPLSLDMNRRHFMAAAAIAGAATMLKPAMSFAAAATGSDEIRPFKIDIPESSIKELKQRIATARWPAMENVADDSQGVQLAKLRELVSYWGDGYDWRKVEKQLNSLTMFMTEIDGLDIHFIHVRSKHENALPLIMTHGWPGSILEMLKVIDPLTNPTAHGGKAEDAFHLVVPSIPGFGFSGKPTTKGWGSDHIGRAWGTLMNRLGYETFVSQGGDCGSVISQRMALQNVPGLLAIHLNMPAIVPKEIEHILAAGDDAPADLTAKERACFDKLRVFYRDSAGYANMMLTRPQTIGYSLVDSPIGLAAWIYDKFATWTYSDKQPEKVLTRDEMLDDISLYWFTETGASAAQIYWEDHTNNFNAIHIPSLPVAVSVFPGEIYQAPKTWVERAYGNLVYFNEVDNGGHFASWEQPGIFTDEVRAAFRSFRS, encoded by the coding sequence ATGACCCCCTTATCTCTCGACATGAACCGCCGCCACTTCATGGCAGCGGCCGCGATCGCAGGTGCTGCAACGATGCTCAAGCCCGCGATGTCCTTTGCCGCCGCCGCGACCGGGTCGGATGAAATTCGTCCGTTCAAGATTGACATCCCCGAGAGTTCGATCAAGGAACTCAAGCAGCGGATCGCCACTGCCCGGTGGCCCGCGATGGAAAACGTCGCCGACGACTCGCAGGGCGTCCAGCTCGCGAAGCTTCGCGAACTGGTCAGCTACTGGGGCGACGGATACGACTGGCGGAAAGTCGAGAAGCAGCTGAATTCGCTGACGATGTTCATGACCGAAATCGACGGTCTCGACATCCACTTCATTCATGTCCGTTCGAAGCACGAAAATGCCCTTCCGCTTATCATGACGCACGGCTGGCCGGGTTCGATTCTGGAAATGTTGAAAGTCATCGACCCGCTCACCAATCCGACGGCTCACGGCGGTAAGGCCGAAGACGCTTTCCATCTGGTCGTGCCTTCAATTCCGGGTTTCGGATTTTCGGGAAAGCCGACGACTAAGGGTTGGGGATCCGACCACATCGGTCGTGCATGGGGAACGCTCATGAACCGCCTCGGCTACGAGACGTTTGTCTCCCAGGGCGGAGACTGCGGTTCGGTTATCTCGCAACGCATGGCGCTGCAGAACGTCCCCGGTTTGCTCGCTATCCATCTGAACATGCCTGCGATCGTGCCCAAGGAGATCGAACACATCCTGGCCGCCGGCGACGACGCCCCAGCGGACCTGACAGCCAAGGAACGCGCGTGCTTCGACAAGCTGCGGGTTTTCTACCGCGACAGCGCCGGGTACGCGAACATGATGCTGACCCGTCCACAGACGATCGGATACTCGCTTGTGGATTCGCCTATCGGCCTCGCAGCTTGGATCTACGACAAGTTCGCCACATGGACTTACAGCGACAAGCAGCCCGAAAAAGTGCTTACCCGTGACGAAATGCTGGATGATATCTCGCTTTACTGGTTCACGGAAACCGGAGCCTCGGCCGCCCAGATCTATTGGGAGGACCACACCAATAACTTCAATGCCATCCATATCCCTTCGCTTCCTGTCGCAGTCAGCGTCTTCCCCGGCGAGATTTACCAGGCACCTAAGACCTGGGTGGAGCGCGCCTATGGAAATCTGGTCTACTTCAACGAAGTCGACAACGGCGGCCATTTCGCCTCGTGGGAGCAGCCCGGCATCTTCACCGACGAAGTCCGCGCCGCATTCCGTTCGTTCCGCTCGTAG
- a CDS encoding MFS transporter: MGRHSNGAGVSKTRLLLLFGIFLIAMNLRAPFTGVAPLLDVLKATFSLSTAQSGLLITLPLLAFSFISPFAALFASRWGLERSLLGALLVIAAGILLRSVGSTTALYVGTAIIGAGIAVGNVLLPSVLKRDFPSRVAALTAGYVLIMGCTAALVSAIAVPLAGLGGGSWHLALAATVVLPVLAAVAWLPQVSRRRESSTSIAKAMRRAPIWRSAIAWQVTIFLGLDCFLYYVGVSWLPAILHDAQFSQEQAGSMHGVLLLSTALPGLVLIPLAPRMKDQRNAACLLALSIMVGLLGLHFVPKLAVLWILFFGFGAGGGLILALTFLSLRTADATDAASLSGMSQSLGYLLAATGPAMIGFFRDVSGGWGAPLLVCAGFSIVMAVVGLMAGRNIQISVDRGSATA, encoded by the coding sequence ATGGGACGACATTCTAACGGGGCGGGGGTTTCGAAAACTCGTCTTCTACTGCTTTTCGGCATCTTTTTGATAGCGATGAACCTACGTGCACCGTTCACCGGGGTAGCGCCGTTACTCGACGTCCTGAAGGCGACTTTCTCCCTGAGTACCGCGCAGAGCGGGCTTCTCATTACATTGCCACTGCTGGCGTTTTCGTTCATATCGCCATTTGCCGCTTTGTTCGCAAGCAGATGGGGCCTCGAGCGATCTCTCCTGGGCGCTCTCTTGGTCATCGCGGCTGGCATACTGCTGAGGTCGGTGGGTTCGACCACCGCGCTTTACGTCGGCACGGCGATCATTGGAGCGGGCATCGCTGTCGGAAACGTTCTGCTCCCGAGCGTGTTGAAGCGAGACTTCCCAAGCCGCGTCGCCGCGTTGACAGCGGGTTACGTACTGATCATGGGATGTACTGCGGCGCTGGTATCAGCTATTGCGGTGCCATTGGCCGGATTGGGTGGAGGGAGCTGGCATCTGGCTTTAGCTGCGACGGTCGTGCTACCCGTATTAGCTGCTGTAGCCTGGCTACCGCAGGTCAGTCGTCGCCGCGAGTCTTCAACTTCGATCGCAAAAGCGATGCGGCGAGCCCCGATCTGGCGGTCCGCTATAGCCTGGCAGGTAACGATTTTCCTCGGTCTCGACTGCTTTCTTTACTACGTGGGCGTGAGCTGGCTCCCGGCGATCCTGCATGATGCGCAATTCTCCCAGGAGCAAGCGGGATCCATGCATGGTGTGCTTCTTCTCTCGACGGCGCTGCCGGGCCTCGTGTTGATACCGCTTGCTCCCCGGATGAAGGACCAGCGAAACGCTGCCTGCCTGCTCGCGCTGTCCATAATGGTCGGTTTGCTCGGTCTTCACTTTGTGCCGAAGCTTGCCGTGCTGTGGATTCTTTTCTTCGGGTTTGGAGCAGGCGGCGGCCTCATTCTGGCGTTGACGTTTCTCAGCCTCAGGACAGCGGATGCTACCGACGCCGCGTCGTTGTCCGGAATGTCGCAGAGTCTTGGATATCTCCTCGCTGCGACCGGTCCCGCCATGATTGGCTTCTTCCGCGATGTGTCTGGTGGATGGGGAGCGCCACTGTTGGTCTGTGCAGGGTTTAGCATCGTCATGGCGGTCGTCGGCTTGATGGCGGGCCGAAACATTCAGATCAGCGTTGACCGGGGATCAGCGACCGCGTGA
- a CDS encoding DUF3311 domain-containing protein, whose translation MKYAAPIILVTLVFVGSVVCNRVTPLVFGLPMFFAWHLFSVFMMSAGMWIIFKLDPQNRLAGPETERNLDT comes from the coding sequence ATGAAGTACGCGGCACCGATAATCCTGGTCACTCTGGTTTTCGTCGGCAGCGTCGTCTGCAACCGCGTAACGCCGCTTGTGTTTGGGCTTCCAATGTTTTTCGCCTGGCATCTCTTCAGCGTCTTCATGATGTCCGCCGGAATGTGGATCATTTTCAAGTTGGATCCACAGAACCGTCTGGCAGGCCCGGAGACCGAACGGAACCTAGATACGTAG